The DNA window cctttttatttgtgtaacaCCGTACCATCTTAACAGATAAGTTAACGTTTGCACgcggaaaaaaacactgttaaaATGGCTAGCTTACAGCTAGTTAGCCAGTCATGAATATGTTGTAACGTTAACCTACTCTGGGCCAATTCGTGTTGCTGACCTTGatatatattttaaacaaaGATTGCCTAATTTTAATAACCATTAATTGTGCCACCTGGACTCGAAGTCTACTTCTATAAAAACCGAACGTGAAAGAGACATTTGTCTGCATTGCAGTGCATCGAACCAAAAGAAAACATGGTGTTAGCCAACGGAGTGCAAACATGTTCTGTTTCTGATACTTGTTTTGCTGAATAAAGAGATGCTACAATGGTGTTTGGTTTTATTGCAACCAAGAAAGTGAAATGTGATTTATTTACAGTAAGATCGTAGCTGGGTTTCACCATATACAATATAAGATAGGGTTTCACGGACGTTATTGCCTGCCAAACAAAGCATTTTCGCTGGCTAGCGTCAGAAACATAAAATACTCGGCTAATCAGATTTAGCCACATTATTGCACATCTTTACTATGCCCCCTATCCTAGTTAGGCTACCAGATGTCAAGTATGGGttatattaaacaaatatgtattTGTTGTTTTCAATAACAAATAAATAGCTTTCGGGGATAAGTCTGCATTCTCAATGTGAACATAATTTAAGCTGATAGCCATACATCAACTTTACCTACCAACATCCAAACACAATATTTGCCTCACCACGGTACATCCATAAGATTTTACTTAAATGTAGCGTTGGATTTATCCAGCCTAATTTGGAAATGGAGTATTTTTTAACCGTCTAACGTCAAATGCCCCTTTTCTTTGTCAGCTATGTTCAGTCAAAGTGAGTGGCGCAGTGTCGAAACAACAGCCGCCATTTTGACACCGCAAGCTTGCATTCAGGGAAGGGACAGAGACTAGACGTGTCTGTCCAGTTTGCACCAAAGCAATGAAGTTCGAGTTACCAGTTTTACTGTCCGAATGTAGGATCCCTTGACAAAGTAACATTTTACAGTTACCATCATACATTGATACAAGTGGGTTTATTTGAAAGTGCAACTTGTCCCCCTCAGCAACCTGCTTGAACTAATGAGAATTTGCATCAAGTGCAACACTTAATTCATACGTTTCTGAATCACCTATCCTTCTTTGTtctcacaaccacacaacaacaaatcCAGTTTTTCCTGTTCCGTGACTGATCATCGGGTGTCCTATTTCTCTGTGGCTCAGAGACTGCACAATTCTATCTACTGGTTTAATGGGCTTACCCCAGCTGTCTGTGTCAAATCCATTTGTCACTTCATGGGAGTATCTGGATAtctgagattttttttcaaacacacaactaCAGCTCAGTCTAATAGCACCAAACAAAAATATACAGTCTATACATTCATGTTCAGAGTGTTTTTTGACCCCTACTCAAAGCACAGAATGGCCACCTGAATAAATTCTGCTGAACAAAAACTGAAAATTCAGTGGTATTATTGTTAGCCTATTAGTGCAGGACTGGAGTCCAAGGGTCATAAAGGAAACTGTCAAATAGCTATTTCTCATATTAACACTAATGTGGATTTAAGTCTTCTGTCAGAGCATATCGTCGCTTGAAAGACGGTAGCCTACACTTTTCAACCTTTGTTTCGTTAGTGAGAAGTAGAAGCCCTGTGGAAAACCAGACAATGAATAATAATCTGTAGTGACGTGAACTTTGATGGTGGATGTATTTCTGCTATGTGCTGATGGCTGTGAAATTCCCTTCACAGGTGTCATGGACGATGAAGATGATCGGCGGCTTCTGGATATCATAGGGTAGGCCTAGGTCTATCTGTTCCTCTGGAGCTGTTGATACAAGTCTATGTCATTTAAATGTGAATGAAATGTATCCATAAGACAATTGAGTGAAAGTCTGAAGATACTAGAATTAAGAAAAGTGTTATTTTGTCCTTGTTAAGACCCATGTAACCATAAAGCTACAAAATATAAAAGATAATCTCAGTATGTCTTCAGGATTTTGCTTTCTCCTGAAATGAGTCAGATATGAGTTGTACATGGAAAGTTGTGCAGGCTACATATGTGTGGTTTTCTTTGACAGAGACGTGCAGGCTTTGAATGACTATCTTCATGGCTCCACTAACAAATCGGTAAGTGTTACACTCTAAGAGGCACACACAATAAGTAGGCCTTTTACTCTTAACTGTGTGGTTTTCAAACTGTGGGGCGTGTTCCCCCATAAACAAGAGAGATTTGAGATTAGGCCGAAAAAGCTAAAGCTAAGTCGGCGTGAAAAGCTTTGGAACCATGCTCTAAACACAGGCAGAAACTGTTGTGTCTGATGATAGATAATAAAACACTGATAAGTCAGTCAAAATGTTCGATGGCGGGACCTGGTTATTTCACAAATGTAGTTTATTTAGTTAGTAAAATGGCTTAGTAAATTAAGATTTCTATGGATTGTTGATTGTTCTCCAGATTGAGGAGGAAGATGTGACAAATGCGGCGTATGGCAACTCTAGCTCCTTTTTTACCGGAAACTCAGTAAGTACAGGTGCCTTTGCTTTTACTCACAAAATTCCAAAATGGCTGAATAATCCCAGAATTCCAAAATGGCTACAAAAACATTTTATACTAACATATTATTCTACAGGAATGATTGATCTTATTCTGcagttcttcttattattattgttattaaagTTTCTATTCTTCTTCTATCCTTTTATTCTTATCTCTGCACGTCTAGGGTGGATCCAGTGCTGGTCTCAAGGACAACACAAATCATCTGGGGGAGTTCGGCGATGCCAGCGAGGCGGGCTTGCAGCTCTCCAACAGCCTGCAGTTCATCGAGGATGAGCTGGGCGCGGAAGCGTCGCCCGGCGGGGTCGACCTCGGCGGCGAGGACCAACCCTTCGACATCCTCCAGAAGTCCCTATTGGAGGCGGACATCACCGAGCAGACGTTGGCACAGGAGGCTCTCCTGGACTCTCAGCCGGCACTCGCacccaccgccgccaccgcggGCGtcactgctgccgccgctgccaccTTCCCCCCGCAGCTGGTCTCGGGGGGATTCGGTGGCGTGGCGGGGGCAGGGGTAGTTGCCCCACTGCCCCTCGGCGGGGCTCAACCTCAGGCTTTCATCCAGCAAGTCCCCCAGATGCCAATGCCAAACGGCCCCACGGGCCACATCCAAGTGCTGGGGTCCTTCAACGGCAGCACGCCCTCCATGATGGCCATCAACAGCCTGGAGCGCCCGCAGATACTTCTGAGGCCTACTGCGAACGCAGTGACAGGCACCAGCAGCCAGGGGGAAGTGTTCGCCCCGACGGCCACCGGCCAGGTCTCGATGCCCTTCAAGGGCTCCATACCTGTCCAGAACATTATCATCCAGAGGGGGCATGGTCCTCAGACACTGGTAAGACCCATTCAGCCCAAACCCTTGCAGCAGGGAGGTCAGACTGTGTATAACATTAGCAACCTGGGCCTCCAGCCCAGCGCCACTGCCCCGGTCAACCCCGCAAGCGGGGTGTATACGGCCAGCGGTTCCCCACAGGCGCCTCAGCAGATGAAGGTGCAAGCCAGCAACATTGTGGTTCACTCAGCCCTCGGTCAGCaaggtcagcagcagcagcagcagcagcagcagcagcatcaggcgGGTGTGTCCGCAGGGCAGTTCCTGTTGCCGAACTCCCTCTCGCTCGCGCCCGGGTCGTCTGTGCAGAGCTTCCAGGCGGTGAACGGACAGGTGTTGCAAACCCACGCGCAGCAGGTGGACCCGACCGCCACGATCACCACCACGTACTCCATCTTGCCCACGCAGACCGGGGCGGTCCAGCTTATCGCCGGGCAGAACTTCGCCGGTGGGCAGCTGATCGTGAATCAGGGGGTggtgacagcagcagcagcagggggcaCAGTGACCCAGGTCCCCCAAAGGTCGGGTGGCATCGGTGGTGGCGTCGCTCCCAAAGTCTGGACCGGGGTCACGGCCGGCTCGACCTCCAGTCCCGCACCCGTCCAGGTCACCCCGGCTCAGGCGCGGCTGACGCTCGTCAGCTCGTCGGGGCAGGGCCTTCAGACGCGGCAGCAGGTGACGGTGGGCGCGGCACAGCGCCTCCTGGTGCCCGTGGCGCAGAACGCGACGGGGACCGCGCATGCCGGCGTGCAGGAGCTGCAGTTTGAGATGCAGGCTGTGCCTCTGAGCCAGGTGAGGCCGTCTCTTGTGTATACGgaggagacaaaaaaaacattggcgCACAATTCTTCAGAAAACCATGTTCATATCCAATTCTGTAGGCTAAAACCACATTTTATTGAATTCACTCAACCAGTTTTGTCACACGTTTAATTTTCCCAGTGCTTTTTTTCATAGTGTCTCTTTATGATTGTTTTCCTTCCAGGATCCCTCCACCGCTCAGAAAGCGCAGCCTCAGTTGGTCAGTTTGCTAGGTACCAAAGGTAGGTGTACCCACTCGTGCGCAATAAGTACTTTCATGCATCGTAGCGTCACAGAGAGTGGCTTGTTTGTGTGCGGTGGTTCCCCTTGTCGTTCTCTGTACACATTCTCTTGCAATTCTCTTCCCGCTGCGAAAACAGGGCCCTCCATCAAGCAGGAGACTCCCTGCCTGGGCACCACACAGGTGAGAGATCAGGAATGAAATTACATTAGCTGTTGGTTTCCATCCAGCCATTGTGTGATAGAGATTTTGTCCTTTTCAAAAAGGAAATGCTTTCCTGTTCAGAAATCAGTGAAATTTATATGGCAGGGGTGAGAGAAACTCTTGATTGGCGTAAATTATTATTAGTTATTAATATTAGTAGGatttgaaaaacatttttatttttctgttgcCCATATCATCTCCACGTTTTGAACCAATAGTGGCATGAAATATGGGGCTGgattggatagatagatagatactttattgatccccaaggggaaattcaagaaaggcTGAGGGGGAATCGAACCGACGGGGAGATgctcgattccccgacggggagatggACACCCAGCTGTTTACTCTGTTAGCAGAAGCAAAGCTGTGTGGCCCCATGAGTCACATCACATTCACTGATACTCATCATTGGCGTTGTGCCCTTTTTTCTGCCTGTTCAGCTCAACCTGCAGAAGAGGCCAGCACCTCAACAGCTCACGAGAGGAGGAATGTGAGTCAGCAACATGTTCTGATTCTGAAGCATCATTGTGTTCCATTCAGAggcgcgtttcccaaaaccatagcttagttgctaacctgttaggcTAGTTGGTTAGCGATGGGAAATTGCTTTGCAACCAAccagtgatgggcaagctacttagaaaatgtagtgagctaagctaccAGCTACTCTGTATTAAATGAAGCTTAGCTACACAAAAGCTACCTAAAGACAAAATGTAGCAAGCTAAGTTACATAAATTTCACAAAAGTAGCTTACTACATCAGAagctactttgtaattta is part of the Sardina pilchardus chromosome 22, fSarPil1.1, whole genome shotgun sequence genome and encodes:
- the bicral gene encoding BRD4-interacting chromatin-remodeling complex-associated protein-like, coding for MDDEDDRRLLDIIGDVQALNDYLHGSTNKSIEEEDVTNAAYGNSSSFFTGNSGGSSAGLKDNTNHLGEFGDASEAGLQLSNSLQFIEDELGAEASPGGVDLGGEDQPFDILQKSLLEADITEQTLAQEALLDSQPALAPTAATAGVTAAAAATFPPQLVSGGFGGVAGAGVVAPLPLGGAQPQAFIQQVPQMPMPNGPTGHIQVLGSFNGSTPSMMAINSLERPQILLRPTANAVTGTSSQGEVFAPTATGQVSMPFKGSIPVQNIIIQRGHGPQTLVRPIQPKPLQQGGQTVYNISNLGLQPSATAPVNPASGVYTASGSPQAPQQMKVQASNIVVHSALGQQGQQQQQQQQQQHQAGVSAGQFLLPNSLSLAPGSSVQSFQAVNGQVLQTHAQQVDPTATITTTYSILPTQTGAVQLIAGQNFAGGQLIVNQGVVTAAAAGGTVTQVPQRSGGIGGGVAPKVWTGVTAGSTSSPAPVQVTPAQARLTLVSSSGQGLQTRQQVTVGAAQRLLVPVAQNATGTAHAGVQELQFEMQAVPLSQDPSTAQKAQPQLVSLLGTKGPSIKQETPCLGTTQLNLQKRPAPQQLTRGGMILQQLRQDHSGVLASDLAPFSSLDDVLHRLLPFHVFQGALPNEEEFAKVDEEFEAVATQVLKRTQAMVNKYRRLLMVEAERSSPSSEMVMIDRTFNQEERSNLTQDKRMVLVDPDGFLDDFCCMPKLPVPSTGPQVESAAFLAGSPASLGSPASLGSPTGYTGRHRGGGRGGGGGGGGGEGMGHPATADSGYRTEYQPGFEDPGGGPEQGGGHMTAQNILEMKKNQRCGKNNVIISSGYHQHPYQHQHQHPHPHQNPHQQQQQHHQHPLPHYQLSHSPSPSSAHPSSAQLQVSGQGRSHGQALAPEHGHQPLVETDSVLEAAVNSILEC